A region of Lycium barbarum isolate Lr01 chromosome 1, ASM1917538v2, whole genome shotgun sequence DNA encodes the following proteins:
- the LOC132629719 gene encoding peroxisomal and mitochondrial division factor 2, whose translation MADENAANGDVFDDAVEIEGEEDSDAALKTAPLTQKIAALEQENNQLFHENQVIKERMEKSKHSIEEIQNEKIELQKKAERLESENKSFGSVAARAAELEGEHSRLQHDLITAMNDLEESNSELSKLKSVLEGLKSSENEKSEKLSAIESKRNLLLLKVEKLEASEKDRRAEIEGKEKEIRGLNKKIEDLKATVKNNEAWKKEKEALRTVKDELEKRVKEMMGRVTELEKKLEEKEALITERDVDSNINGISAEDKVKSLGGKVNLTAVAASSVAAAAVVGIFCYLRYARKP comes from the coding sequence ATGGCGGATGAGAACGCTGCCAATGGGGATGTTTTCGATGATGCAGTGGAGATCGAAGGAGAGGAAGATTCGGATGCTGCATTGAAAACCGCTCCACTGACGCAGAAAATAGCCGCATTAGAGCAAGAAAATAATCAACTTTTTCATGAGAACCAAGTCATCAAAGAGAGGATGGAGAAATCGAAGCACTCGATTGAAGAAATACAGAATGAAAAAATCGAGTTGCAGAAGAAGGCGGAGAGGCTTGAATCCGAAAACAAGTCTTTTGGATCAGTAGCTGCTCGAGCAGCAGAGCTCGAGGGTGAACACTCTCGACTGCAACACGATCTCATAACTGCGATGAACGATCTGGAAGAATCGAATTCTGAATTATCGAAACTGAAATCGGTTCTAGAGGGGTTAAAGAGTAGCGAAAATGAGAAGAGCGAGAAACTGAGCGCTATTGAGAGTAAAAGGAATTTATTATTGTTGAAAGTCGAGAAACTGGAAGCTAGTGAAAAAGATCGGAGAGCTGAAATAGAAGGGAAGGAAAAAGAAATTAGGGGTTTGAACAAAAAGATCGAGGATTTGAAAGCTACTGTGAAGAACAACGAGGCGTGGAAAAAGGAGAAGGAGGCACTTCGCACGGTGAAAGATGAGTTGGAGAAGAGGGTAAAAGAAATGATGGGGAGAGTGACCGAGTTGGAGAAGAAGTTGGAGGAGAAGGAAGCATTGATTACTGAAAGAGACGTCGACAGCAATATTAACGGTATTTCAGCAGAGGATAAGGTTAAATCTCTGGGTGGCAAAGTAAACTTAACGGCGGTGGCTGCATCTTCCGTTGCTGCAGCTGCTGTAGTTGGCATTTTCTGCTATCTTCGATATGCAAGAAAACCATAA